From Streptomyces fungicidicus, one genomic window encodes:
- a CDS encoding GH1 family beta-glucosidase, whose amino-acid sequence MSDSATPATPVTFPPAFLWGAATSAYQIEGAVREDGRTPSIWDTFSHTPGKTAGGETGDIAVDHYHRYRDDVAMMADLNLGSYRFSVSWSRVQPTGRGPAVQRGLDFYRKLVDELLAKGIKPAVTLYHWDLPQELEDAGGWPERDTAYRFAEYAAIVGEALGDRVEQWITLNEPWCSAFLGYASGVHAPGRTDPAAALKAAHHLNLAHGLGAKALRSVMPARNQISLSLNTSVVRPLSPSDPADQAAARKIDDLSGGIFHGPILHGAYPETLLEATSSLTDWSFVLDGDLDLIHQPLDALGLNYYTPTLVSAADPNDKGPRADGHGASEHSPWPAADDVAFHQSPGEQTEMGWSVDPTGLHELIMRYNREAPGLPLYITENGAAYDDKPDADGTVHDPERVAYLHGHLSAVRRAITDGADVRGYYLWSLMDNFEWAYGYDKRFGAVYVDYVTQQRTPKSSALWYARAAKAGALPEPEHI is encoded by the coding sequence ATGTCTGACTCCGCAACGCCGGCGACCCCGGTGACCTTTCCTCCCGCCTTCCTCTGGGGCGCCGCGACCTCCGCGTACCAGATCGAGGGGGCGGTGCGGGAGGACGGGCGTACCCCCTCCATCTGGGACACCTTCAGCCACACGCCGGGCAAGACGGCCGGCGGCGAAACCGGTGACATCGCTGTCGACCACTACCACCGCTACCGCGACGACGTGGCCATGATGGCGGACCTCAACCTGGGCTCCTACCGCTTCTCCGTCTCCTGGTCACGGGTGCAGCCGACCGGGCGCGGCCCCGCCGTGCAGCGCGGCCTGGACTTCTACCGCAAGCTGGTCGACGAGCTGCTGGCGAAGGGCATCAAGCCGGCCGTCACCCTCTACCACTGGGACCTGCCGCAGGAGCTCGAGGACGCGGGCGGCTGGCCGGAGCGCGACACCGCGTACCGCTTCGCCGAGTACGCGGCCATCGTCGGTGAGGCGCTCGGCGACCGGGTGGAGCAGTGGATCACCCTCAACGAGCCGTGGTGCAGCGCCTTCCTGGGCTACGCCTCCGGTGTGCACGCCCCCGGCCGCACCGACCCGGCGGCCGCGCTGAAGGCCGCCCACCACCTGAACCTGGCGCACGGACTGGGCGCCAAGGCGCTGCGCTCGGTGATGCCGGCCCGCAACCAGATCTCGCTCAGCCTCAACACCTCGGTGGTCCGGCCGCTTTCGCCGAGCGACCCGGCGGACCAGGCGGCGGCGCGCAAGATCGACGACCTGTCCGGCGGCATCTTCCACGGCCCGATCCTGCACGGCGCCTACCCGGAGACGCTGCTAGAGGCGACCTCGTCGCTCACCGACTGGTCGTTCGTCCTCGACGGCGACCTGGACCTCATCCACCAGCCGCTGGACGCGCTCGGCCTCAACTACTACACGCCCACCCTGGTCTCGGCGGCGGACCCCAACGACAAGGGCCCGCGGGCCGACGGCCACGGGGCGAGCGAGCACTCTCCGTGGCCCGCCGCGGACGACGTCGCCTTCCACCAGTCGCCGGGCGAGCAGACCGAGATGGGCTGGTCGGTGGACCCGACGGGCCTGCACGAGCTGATCATGCGCTACAACCGCGAGGCCCCCGGACTGCCGCTCTACATCACCGAGAACGGCGCGGCCTACGACGACAAGCCGGACGCCGACGGCACGGTGCACGACCCGGAGCGGGTCGCCTACCTGCACGGGCACCTCTCGGCGGTGCGGCGCGCCATCACCGACGGCGCGGACGTGCGCGGCTACTACCTGTGGTCGCTGATGGACAACTTCGAGTGGGCCTACGGCTACGACAAGCGCTTCGGCGCGGTGTACGTCGACTACGTGACGCAGCAGCGGACCCCGAAGTCCAGCGCCCTGTGGTACGCGCGGGCCGCGAAGGCGGGAGCCCTCCCGGAGCCGGAGCACATCTGA
- a CDS encoding sensor histidine kinase: protein MRWALVKVSLAVTAMVVVAFAVPLGLVIREMARDRAFSNAEREAAAVAPALSITTDRDQLERVVASAGSDAAMAVHIPAGDGSGALDIGERRAAAEDIAAVRKLGRASTSTVSGGSALLQPVALSTGKIAVVEVFVPESEVTNGVGTAWAVLAGVGVALILGSVAVADRLGVRMVRPAQRLVEGAHELGEGKLGARVPEEGPNELRLAAVAFNSMADQVVQLLANERELAADLSHRLRTPLTVLRLNAASLGDGPAAEQTRAAVEQLEREVDTIIRTARDAKPQTAAAGPGAGCDAAEVVRERMAFWSALAEDEGRKWRVAGADRPVRIPVARADLAAALDALLGNVFRHTAEGTAFAVDVHNGEDAVIVLVSDAGPGIPDPERAMARGRGSGSDGSTGLGLDIVRRLAESTGGDVRIGSSVLGGTEVRIWLQLDGRERAPRRRGHRGTVRRRRGPSRLTASFNRPRSLP from the coding sequence ATGAGATGGGCGCTGGTGAAGGTGTCGCTGGCGGTGACCGCCATGGTCGTGGTCGCCTTCGCGGTGCCGCTCGGCCTGGTCATCCGGGAGATGGCCCGCGACCGCGCCTTCTCCAACGCCGAACGGGAGGCGGCGGCCGTCGCCCCCGCGCTGTCCATCACCACCGACCGCGACCAGCTCGAACGGGTCGTCGCCTCGGCCGGCTCCGACGCCGCGATGGCCGTGCACATCCCGGCGGGCGACGGCAGCGGCGCCCTCGACATCGGGGAGCGGCGGGCCGCCGCGGAGGACATCGCCGCCGTGCGGAAGCTGGGCCGGGCCTCCACCTCCACCGTGTCCGGCGGCTCGGCCCTCCTCCAGCCGGTCGCGCTCAGCACCGGCAAGATCGCCGTGGTCGAGGTGTTCGTCCCCGAGTCCGAGGTCACCAACGGCGTCGGCACGGCCTGGGCGGTGCTCGCAGGGGTCGGGGTCGCGCTGATCCTCGGCTCCGTCGCGGTCGCCGACCGGCTGGGCGTGCGGATGGTGCGGCCCGCGCAGCGGCTGGTCGAGGGGGCGCACGAACTGGGGGAGGGGAAGCTGGGGGCGCGGGTGCCCGAGGAGGGGCCGAACGAACTGCGGCTGGCGGCGGTGGCGTTCAACTCCATGGCCGACCAGGTCGTCCAGCTGCTGGCCAACGAGCGGGAGCTGGCCGCCGACCTGTCCCACCGGCTGCGGACACCACTGACCGTGCTGCGGCTCAACGCCGCCTCCCTCGGGGACGGTCCGGCCGCCGAGCAGACCCGGGCCGCGGTGGAGCAGCTGGAGCGGGAGGTGGACACCATCATCCGCACCGCCCGGGACGCCAAGCCGCAGACGGCCGCCGCCGGACCCGGCGCCGGCTGTGACGCGGCCGAGGTGGTGCGCGAGCGGATGGCGTTCTGGTCGGCGCTCGCCGAGGACGAGGGCCGCAAATGGCGGGTGGCCGGCGCCGACCGGCCGGTGCGGATACCCGTGGCCCGTGCCGACCTGGCCGCCGCCCTCGACGCGCTGCTCGGCAACGTCTTCCGGCACACCGCAGAGGGCACCGCCTTCGCGGTCGACGTGCACAACGGCGAGGACGCGGTGATCGTGCTGGTCTCCGACGCGGGCCCCGGCATACCCGACCCCGAGCGGGCGATGGCCCGCGGCCGTGGCTCCGGCAGCGACGGCTCCACCGGGCTCGGCCTGGACATCGTGCGCCGGCTCGCCGAGTCGACCGGCGGGGACGTACGGATCGGCTCGTCCGTGCTCGGCGGGACCGAGGTGCGGATCTGGCTCCAGCTCGACGGACGCGAGCGGGCGCCCCGGCGGCGCGGACACCGCGGAACCGTGCGCCGCCGCCGCGGACCGAGCCGGCTGACCGCATCCTTTAACCGTCCCCGATCCCTTCCTTAA
- a CDS encoding spermidine synthase — MGRARSGGRGAEAVVEQVDGGLARLVPDRERSRAWTLLIDDAPQSHVDLDDPTHLSFEYQRRFGHVVDLVAPPGKPLQAVHLGGGAFTLARYVAATRPRSTQQIVERDAALVRLVRRELPLDAKARIRVRTADAREGLAKVPDGWAGLVVADVFSGARTPAHLTSAEFLDEVRRALAPGGVYAANLADGSPLAHLRGQIATAAARFAELALIADPAVLRGKRFGNAVLVASDAPLPIAELTRRAASDPQSGRVQHGRELLDFTGGAAPVTDLAAVASPAPPASVFR, encoded by the coding sequence ATGGGAAGGGCGCGTAGTGGTGGGCGTGGGGCGGAGGCCGTGGTCGAGCAGGTGGACGGCGGGCTCGCGCGGCTCGTTCCCGACCGGGAGCGGTCGCGGGCCTGGACGCTGCTGATCGACGACGCGCCGCAGTCGCACGTCGACCTCGACGATCCGACCCACCTCTCCTTCGAGTACCAGCGCCGGTTCGGGCACGTCGTCGACCTCGTCGCCCCGCCCGGCAAGCCCCTGCAGGCAGTGCACCTCGGCGGCGGCGCCTTCACCCTCGCCCGGTACGTCGCCGCGACCCGCCCCCGCTCCACCCAGCAGATCGTCGAACGGGACGCCGCGCTGGTGCGCCTGGTCCGGCGGGAACTCCCGCTGGACGCGAAGGCACGCATCCGGGTCCGTACGGCCGACGCCCGCGAAGGGCTCGCCAAGGTGCCCGACGGCTGGGCCGGACTCGTCGTCGCCGACGTCTTCAGCGGGGCCCGCACCCCTGCCCACCTCACCTCGGCCGAGTTCCTCGACGAGGTCCGCAGGGCCCTCGCCCCGGGCGGGGTGTACGCCGCCAACCTCGCCGACGGGTCGCCGCTCGCGCATCTGCGCGGCCAGATCGCCACCGCCGCCGCCCGGTTCGCCGAACTCGCGCTGATCGCCGACCCCGCGGTGCTGCGCGGCAAACGCTTCGGCAACGCCGTCCTGGTCGCCTCCGACGCACCCCTGCCGATCGCCGAGCTGACCCGCAGGGCGGCGTCCGACCCGCAGTCCGGCCGGGTCCAGCACGGCAGGGAACTCCTCGACTTCACCGGCGGGGCCGCCCCCGTGACGGACCTGGCGGCCGTCGCGTCACCCGCGCCACCCGCGTCCGTGTTCCGCTGA
- a CDS encoding carbohydrate ABC transporter permease, whose product MTTTVTPPETSPATAQKRSLLPKSARAGGTLHGGPIAYAILIVFTIVSLFPLIWTAIAASRDNQRLAENPPPFWFGANLFKNLEIAWKDANLGEAFLNTTIVAGISAGTIVVLSTIAGFAFAKLRFRGRNALMLIVIGTMMVPPQLSVIPLYMMVAKLDWTDQLQAVIFPSLVSAFGVFFMRQYLLQALPDEVIEAARVDGASSWRVVWHVVFPAARPAMAVLGMLTFVQTWNDFLWPFLVLTQTGNPTVQVAVAGLGRGYTPDQSLIMAGALLGTLPLLLVFAIFGKQIVGGIMQGAVKG is encoded by the coding sequence GTGACGACGACTGTGACGCCCCCCGAGACATCGCCCGCGACGGCGCAGAAGCGTTCGCTCCTGCCGAAGTCGGCGCGAGCCGGCGGCACGCTGCACGGCGGTCCGATCGCGTACGCGATCCTGATCGTGTTCACCATCGTGTCGCTGTTCCCGCTGATCTGGACCGCGATCGCCGCGTCCCGGGACAATCAGCGCCTGGCGGAGAACCCCCCGCCGTTCTGGTTCGGCGCCAATCTGTTCAAGAACCTGGAGATCGCCTGGAAGGACGCCAACCTCGGTGAGGCGTTCCTCAACACCACGATCGTGGCGGGCATCTCGGCGGGGACCATCGTCGTGCTGTCGACGATCGCCGGGTTCGCCTTCGCCAAGCTGCGGTTCCGGGGCCGCAACGCGCTGATGCTGATCGTGATCGGCACGATGATGGTGCCGCCGCAGCTCAGCGTGATCCCGCTGTACATGATGGTCGCCAAGCTGGACTGGACCGACCAGCTGCAGGCGGTCATCTTCCCCTCGCTGGTGAGCGCGTTCGGCGTGTTCTTCATGCGGCAGTACCTGCTGCAGGCGCTGCCGGACGAGGTCATCGAGGCCGCCCGGGTGGACGGCGCCAGCAGCTGGCGCGTGGTGTGGCACGTGGTGTTCCCGGCCGCGCGGCCGGCCATGGCCGTGCTCGGCATGCTGACGTTCGTGCAGACCTGGAACGACTTCCTGTGGCCGTTCCTGGTGCTGACCCAGACCGGGAACCCGACCGTGCAGGTGGCGGTCGCCGGCCTCGGCCGGGGCTACACCCCGGACCAGTCCCTGATCATGGCGGGTGCGCTGCTGGGTACGCTGCCCCTGCTGCTGGTCTTCGCGATCTTCGGCAAGCAGATCGTGGGCGGCATCATGCAGGGCGCGGTCAAGGGCTGA
- a CDS encoding phosphatase PAP2 family protein produces the protein MPHTETPGTEVAQSPRLRWWTELPLIVLVYACYSAGRLVVRGDVSDAVDHGLAILRIEKALYLNAEHPLNRLFTREPWLGIPADFWYASLHYLVTPAILVWLFRSRAVHYRAARTWLMTSTFIGLIGFTLLPTCPPRLLDASHGFVDTMAYYSSYGWWGGEASAPRGLGGMTNQYAAMPSLHVGWALWCGVILWRYGRSRWTKTAAVVYPLVTTIVVMGTANHYFLDAAAGAAVMGAGLLLAPFVTRYADRAKARFLPRPAAVPAAVPADSAVTGSPIVSAGCQTSAGERFPRQRHPEPRYGAGTEPGASPSDAGEGAPATAR, from the coding sequence ATGCCGCACACCGAGACACCGGGCACCGAGGTCGCCCAGTCGCCCCGGCTGCGCTGGTGGACGGAGCTGCCGCTCATCGTGCTGGTGTACGCCTGCTACTCGGCGGGCCGGCTGGTCGTCCGGGGCGACGTCTCCGACGCCGTCGACCACGGCCTGGCGATCCTGCGCATCGAGAAGGCGCTGTACCTCAACGCCGAGCACCCGCTGAACCGGCTCTTCACCCGTGAGCCGTGGCTCGGGATACCGGCCGACTTCTGGTACGCGTCCCTGCACTACCTGGTGACCCCGGCGATCCTCGTCTGGCTCTTCCGGTCCCGCGCCGTGCACTACCGCGCCGCCCGCACCTGGCTGATGACGTCCACCTTCATCGGCCTGATCGGCTTCACGCTGCTGCCCACCTGCCCGCCCCGGCTGCTCGACGCGAGCCACGGCTTCGTCGACACGATGGCGTACTACAGCTCGTACGGCTGGTGGGGCGGCGAGGCGAGCGCCCCGCGCGGGCTCGGCGGGATGACCAACCAGTACGCGGCGATGCCGAGCCTGCACGTGGGCTGGGCGCTGTGGTGCGGTGTGATCCTGTGGCGGTACGGGCGCTCGCGCTGGACGAAGACGGCCGCCGTGGTCTACCCGCTGGTGACCACGATCGTGGTGATGGGCACCGCGAACCACTACTTCCTCGACGCGGCGGCGGGCGCCGCGGTCATGGGCGCCGGTCTGCTGCTGGCGCCGTTCGTGACGCGGTACGCGGACCGGGCGAAGGCCCGCTTCCTGCCCCGCCCGGCAGCCGTCCCGGCGGCCGTCCCGGCCGACTCCGCCGTCACTGGTTCCCCGATTGTCAGTGCCGGATGCCAGACTTCCGCGGGTGAGCGATTTCCACGGCAGCGGCACCCCGAGCCACGGTACGGAGCAGGGACCGAACCGGGTGCCTCCCCCTCGGACGCGGGAGAAGGCGCTCCGGCAACGGCTCGCTGA
- a CDS encoding carbohydrate ABC transporter permease: MATRPDTAALPSKGGAAPGRPPGSPAPTDQEKRRRAKLSRRWQRDMRWSPYAFVAPFFLLFLAFGLFPLIYTGWASLHQVELTAPTDMNWVGLKNYTRIFDDDFFWNAAKNTLTIGIISTVPQLLMAMGIAHILNYKLRASTFYRVAMLAPYATSIAAASLVFVLLFGRDYGMINWALDFVGIDPVDWQGEKWPSQFAVSTIIIWRWTGYNALIYLAAMQAIPQDLYESAALDGASRWRQFLHVTLPSLRPTILFTVVVSTIGASQVFGEPLLFDANKGASGGAEHQFQTLGLYLYEQGWVNQHLGRASAIAWTMFAILIVVGIINQLISRRLRASS, translated from the coding sequence ATGGCCACCCGCCCCGACACCGCCGCGCTCCCCTCCAAGGGGGGCGCGGCCCCGGGCCGTCCGCCCGGGAGCCCCGCGCCCACGGACCAGGAGAAGCGACGCCGGGCGAAGCTGTCCCGCCGCTGGCAGCGGGACATGCGCTGGAGCCCGTACGCCTTCGTCGCGCCGTTCTTCCTGCTGTTCCTGGCCTTCGGCCTGTTCCCGCTGATCTACACGGGCTGGGCCTCGCTGCACCAGGTGGAGCTGACCGCCCCGACCGACATGAACTGGGTCGGGCTGAAGAACTACACCCGGATCTTCGACGACGACTTCTTCTGGAACGCGGCGAAGAACACCCTGACCATCGGCATCATCTCGACCGTCCCGCAGTTGCTGATGGCGATGGGCATCGCGCACATCCTCAACTACAAGCTGCGTGCCTCGACCTTCTACCGGGTCGCGATGCTCGCGCCGTACGCCACCTCGATCGCCGCCGCCTCCCTGGTCTTCGTGCTGCTGTTCGGGCGCGACTACGGCATGATCAACTGGGCGCTCGACTTCGTCGGGATCGACCCGGTCGACTGGCAGGGCGAGAAGTGGCCCTCCCAGTTCGCCGTGTCGACGATCATCATCTGGCGCTGGACCGGCTACAACGCGCTGATCTACCTGGCCGCGATGCAGGCGATCCCGCAGGACCTGTACGAGTCGGCGGCGCTGGACGGCGCCAGCCGCTGGAGGCAGTTCCTCCACGTGACGCTGCCCTCGCTGCGGCCGACGATCCTGTTCACCGTGGTGGTCTCCACCATCGGCGCCAGCCAGGTCTTCGGTGAGCCGCTGCTGTTCGACGCCAACAAGGGCGCGTCCGGCGGCGCGGAGCACCAGTTCCAGACGCTCGGCCTGTACCTGTACGAACAGGGCTGGGTGAACCAGCACCTGGGCCGTGCCTCGGCGATCGCCTGGACGATGTTCGCGATCCTGATCGTCGTCGGCATCATCAACCAGCTCATCTCGCGCCGGCTGCGCGCCAGCAGTTAA
- a CDS encoding cellulose binding domain-containing protein, with protein MSTHRRRVSGRNKAIGAVVAAAVAGGGAFLFTGTAQAAGVGAAYTKTSEWTTGYTAQYVVTNNSGERNKDWKLEFDLPAGTGLGSLWNAESQVSGRHVTVRAAKWDTDGLAAGESVTVGFVAKGTGDPTGCLVDGATCSADGGATPEPSGRPTDAPAPTTEPAPTGEPTRTAEPTAEPTAEPTPTTGTGTGAEAGFAPYVDTSLFPAFDLVASAEATGVENYNLAFVTDGGGCTPKWGGVGDLGGNAVAGQIGALRARGGDVRVSFGGATGSELGTTCASADALTAAYEKVVSAYRLTKVDFDVEGGALPNAAANTRRAQAIAALQKAHPDLDVSFTLPVMPEGLTQDGVNLLADARKNGVRIDAVNIMAMDYGPAYSGDMGTYAEQAATATQAQLKGVLGLSDADAWKTVAVTPMIGVNDVVTEIFTVQDATQLVNFAEAKGLGGLSMWSGTRDQQCPGGAKPSADATCSSILQDRFAFTKAFAAYR; from the coding sequence ATGAGCACCCACCGGCGCAGGGTCAGCGGCAGGAACAAGGCGATCGGCGCGGTGGTCGCCGCGGCCGTGGCCGGCGGCGGCGCGTTCCTGTTCACCGGCACCGCCCAGGCGGCCGGCGTCGGCGCCGCGTACACCAAGACCAGCGAGTGGACGACCGGGTACACCGCCCAGTACGTCGTGACCAACAACAGCGGCGAACGGAACAAGGACTGGAAGCTGGAGTTCGACCTGCCGGCCGGCACCGGACTCGGCTCGCTGTGGAACGCCGAGTCGCAGGTGAGCGGCCGGCACGTCACCGTACGGGCCGCCAAGTGGGACACCGACGGCCTGGCCGCCGGCGAGTCCGTCACCGTCGGCTTCGTCGCCAAGGGCACCGGGGACCCCACCGGTTGCCTGGTCGACGGCGCGACCTGTTCGGCGGACGGCGGCGCCACCCCCGAACCCAGTGGCCGCCCCACCGACGCCCCCGCCCCCACCACGGAGCCGGCCCCGACCGGGGAACCGACCCGGACCGCCGAACCGACCGCCGAGCCCACGGCCGAACCCACCCCGACCACCGGCACGGGGACCGGCGCCGAGGCCGGTTTCGCGCCGTACGTCGACACCTCCCTCTTCCCCGCCTTCGACCTGGTCGCGAGCGCCGAGGCGACCGGCGTGGAGAACTACAACCTCGCCTTCGTCACCGACGGCGGCGGCTGCACCCCCAAGTGGGGCGGCGTCGGCGACCTCGGCGGCAACGCGGTGGCCGGACAGATCGGCGCGCTGCGCGCCCGGGGCGGCGACGTCCGGGTCTCCTTCGGCGGCGCGACCGGCTCCGAACTCGGCACCACCTGCGCCTCGGCGGACGCGCTGACCGCGGCGTACGAGAAGGTCGTGAGCGCCTACCGGCTCACCAAGGTCGACTTCGACGTCGAGGGCGGCGCCCTGCCGAACGCGGCGGCCAACACCCGTCGCGCCCAGGCGATCGCCGCGCTGCAGAAGGCCCACCCGGACCTGGACGTCTCCTTCACGCTCCCGGTGATGCCCGAAGGCCTCACCCAGGACGGAGTGAACCTGCTCGCCGACGCCAGGAAGAACGGCGTACGGATCGACGCCGTCAACATCATGGCGATGGACTACGGACCGGCGTACAGCGGCGACATGGGCACCTACGCCGAGCAGGCCGCCACCGCCACCCAGGCCCAGCTGAAGGGCGTCCTCGGGCTGAGCGACGCCGACGCCTGGAAGACGGTCGCGGTCACCCCGATGATCGGCGTCAACGACGTCGTCACCGAGATCTTCACGGTCCAGGACGCCACCCAGCTGGTGAACTTCGCCGAGGCCAAGGGCCTCGGCGGGCTGTCCATGTGGTCCGGCACCCGCGACCAGCAGTGCCCCGGCGGCGCCAAGCCGTCCGCCGACGCCACCTGCAGCTCGATCCTCCAGGACCGGTTCGCCTTCACGAAGGCGTTCGCCGCCTACCGCTAG
- a CDS encoding histidine phosphatase family protein, whose amino-acid sequence MAPRILLARHGQTEWSLSGKHTGRTDVPLLEEGRRGAKLLGERLHRAPYDGLAGVEVRTSPLSRARETCELAGFGERAETWDTLMEWDYGAYEGMTPAEIQAVRPGWLIWRDGVPEGESLAELTARADEVVEWARSGERDVLVFAHGHVLRSIGARWLGLPLDFAARIRLNPTSLSVLGWAYGEPAIESWNETGHLD is encoded by the coding sequence ATGGCACCGCGCATCCTGCTGGCCCGGCACGGACAGACCGAGTGGTCGCTGTCCGGCAAGCACACCGGGAGGACCGATGTGCCGCTCCTCGAGGAGGGCCGTCGCGGCGCCAAGCTGCTCGGCGAGCGGCTGCACCGGGCGCCGTACGACGGGCTGGCCGGCGTCGAGGTGCGCACCAGCCCGCTGTCACGCGCGCGGGAGACCTGCGAGCTGGCCGGCTTCGGTGAGCGCGCGGAGACCTGGGACACGCTCATGGAGTGGGACTACGGGGCGTACGAGGGCATGACGCCGGCGGAGATACAGGCGGTGCGGCCGGGGTGGCTGATCTGGCGCGACGGGGTTCCCGAGGGGGAGTCGCTGGCGGAGCTGACCGCTCGTGCGGACGAGGTGGTGGAGTGGGCGCGCTCCGGTGAGCGGGACGTGCTGGTGTTCGCGCACGGGCATGTGCTGCGTTCCATCGGGGCGCGGTGGCTGGGGCTGCCGCTCGATTTCGCGGCGCGTATCCGGCTGAACCCGACGTCGCTGTCGGTGCTCGGGTGGGCGTACGGGGAGCCGGCGATCGAGAGCTGGAACGAGACGGGGCACTTGGACTAG
- a CDS encoding response regulator transcription factor, with the protein MASVLVVEDDQFVRSALIRQLTDASHTVRSVGTALEALREVAHHRFDVVVLDLGLPDLDGSEALKMLRGITDVPVIVATARDDETEIVRLLNAGADDYLTKPFSVEHLSARMAAVLRRARAGGGEAAPSPVIRVGGLTVDPLRRQAELDGIRLDLTRREFDLLAFLAGRPGVVVPRKELLAEVWQQSYGDDQTIDVHLSWLRRKLGETAARPRYLHTLRGVGVKLEPPGAEPSR; encoded by the coding sequence ATGGCAAGTGTTCTCGTGGTCGAGGACGACCAGTTCGTACGCTCGGCGCTCATCCGGCAGCTCACCGACGCCTCGCACACCGTGCGCAGCGTGGGCACGGCGCTGGAGGCGCTGCGCGAGGTCGCCCACCACCGTTTCGACGTGGTCGTCCTGGACCTCGGACTGCCCGATCTCGACGGCTCCGAGGCCCTGAAGATGCTGCGCGGCATCACCGACGTACCGGTGATAGTCGCCACCGCCCGGGACGACGAGACGGAGATCGTCCGGCTGCTCAACGCCGGTGCGGACGACTACTTGACCAAGCCCTTCTCGGTGGAGCACCTCTCGGCCCGGATGGCCGCCGTGCTGCGCCGGGCGCGGGCCGGCGGAGGGGAGGCGGCGCCCTCCCCGGTCATCCGGGTGGGCGGCCTGACCGTGGACCCGCTGCGCCGCCAGGCCGAACTGGACGGCATACGCCTCGACCTGACCCGGCGTGAGTTTGACCTGCTCGCCTTCCTCGCAGGACGTCCCGGCGTGGTCGTCCCCCGCAAGGAACTGCTCGCCGAGGTGTGGCAGCAGTCCTACGGCGACGACCAGACCATCGACGTCCATCTCTCCTGGCTGCGCCGGAAACTGGGCGAGACCGCCGCCCGGCCCCGCTATCTGCACACCCTGCGGGGCGTCGGCGTGAAGCTGGAGCCGCCCGGAGCGGAGCCGTCGCGATGA